Proteins encoded in a region of the Hippopotamus amphibius kiboko isolate mHipAmp2 chromosome 11, mHipAmp2.hap2, whole genome shotgun sequence genome:
- the LOC130831960 gene encoding olfactory receptor 14J1, which produces MANLTSMSGFFLMGFSADHKLQILHALLFLVTYLLALTGNLLIITIITLDLRLHSPMYYFLKHLSLLDLCFISVTVPQSIANSLVNNGYISLGQCILQVFFFIALASSEVAILTVMSYDRYVAVCQPLCYETIMDPHACRHAVIAVWVAGGLSGLIHTAINFSIPLCGERVIHQFFCDVPQMLKLACSYAFINEIAVAAFTTSTAFICLISIVLSYLRIFSAVLRIPSAEGRTKVFSTCLPHLFVVTFFLSAAGFEFLRPPSDSQSAMDLMFSIFYTVIPPTLNPVIYSLRNEAMKAALRKVLSKEEFAQRKMYLKAVFKL; this is translated from the coding sequence ATGGCTAACCTGACCTCAATGAGTGGATTCTTCCTCATGGGGTTTTCTGCTGACCATAAGCTTCAGATTTTACATGCACTGCTGTTTTTGGTGACATACCTTCTGGCCTTGACAGGCAACCTCCTCATCATCACCATAATTACCTTGGACCTTCGCCTCCATTCCCCCATGTACTACTTCTTGAAGCATCTCTCTCTTCTGGACCTCTGTTTCATCTCTGTCACAGTCCCCCAGTCCATTGCAAATTCACTTGTAAACAATGGTTACATTTCCCTTGGTCAGTGCATTCTTCAGGTTTTCTTCTTCATAGCTCTGGCCTCATCAGAAGTGGCCATCCTCACAGTGATGTCTTACGATCGGTATGTAGCTGTCTGTCAGCCACTGTGCTATGAGACCATTATGGATCCCCATGCTTGTAGGCATGCAGTGATAGCTGTGTGGGTTGCTGGGGGCCTCTCTGGGCTCATACACACAGCTATTAACTTCTCCATACCTCTCTGTGGGGAGAGAGTCATTCACCAATTCTTCTGTGATGTTCCTCAGATGCTGAAACTAGCCTGTTCTTATGCATTCATTAATGAGATTGCAGTGGCTGCGTTCACAACCTCGACAGCATTTATCTGTTTGATCTCTATTGTGCTTTCCTACCTTCGCATCTTCTCTGCAGTGCTGAGAATCCCATCAGCTGAGGGCCGGACCAAAGTCTTCTCTACCTGCCTACCCCACCTATTTGTAGTCACCTTCTTCCTCTCAGCTGCAGGCTTTGAGTTTCTAAGGCCCCCTTCTGATTCCCAATCAGCTATGGACCTCATGTTCTCTATATTCTATACTGTCATACCTCCAACACTCAATCCAGTTATCTATAGTCTACGGAATGAAGCCATGAAAGCAGCTCTGAGGAAGGTACTGTCAAAAGAAGAATTTGCTCAgagaaagatgtatttaaaagCCGTTTTTAAACTCTAA